A single genomic interval of Alteromonas sp. BL110 harbors:
- a CDS encoding RNA polymerase sigma factor FliA: MNSKAAAYQQQTDKSQLVERHAPLVKRIAHHLMARLPASVLVDDLIQSGMIGLLEAARNFDGSKGASFETFAGIRIRGAMLDEIRKGDWTPRSVHRNGRAITEAISQVESETGRDARDSDIADKLNVSLQDYHQMLNEVNAGKLVGIEDLGVSEDVITTEQSRGSDAPLEDLMQGAFQKALAHAITTLPEREAIVLSLYYDEELNLREIGEVLDVSESRVSQIHSQAMLKLKSRMKSWQADEE; this comes from the coding sequence TTGAACAGCAAGGCAGCCGCTTATCAACAGCAAACAGATAAATCGCAATTAGTCGAAAGACATGCGCCTCTGGTTAAGCGTATTGCGCACCATTTGATGGCGCGCCTGCCTGCGAGTGTTCTTGTTGATGACCTTATTCAATCAGGCATGATTGGTTTGCTAGAGGCCGCTAGAAACTTTGATGGGTCAAAAGGCGCCAGCTTTGAAACCTTTGCAGGTATCCGCATTCGCGGTGCCATGCTGGACGAAATACGCAAAGGTGATTGGACGCCACGTTCTGTTCACCGAAATGGTCGCGCGATAACTGAAGCGATATCCCAGGTGGAAAGTGAAACTGGGCGCGACGCACGAGATTCCGATATTGCTGACAAGCTCAATGTGAGCTTGCAGGATTATCACCAGATGCTCAATGAAGTAAATGCTGGAAAGTTGGTGGGCATTGAAGATTTAGGTGTGTCGGAAGATGTGATCACTACTGAGCAAAGTCGAGGCAGTGATGCACCGTTAGAAGATTTAATGCAGGGCGCATTTCAAAAAGCGCTGGCCCATGCAATAACGACATTACCGGAGCGAGAAGCAATTGTTCTTTCACTTTACTATGATGAAGAACTAAACTTAAGAGAAATAGGCGAGGTTCTTGACGTAAGTGAGTCGAGAGTCAGTCAAATTCATAGTCAAGCCATGTTAAAACTCAAATCACGAATGAAATCGTGGCAAGCTGACGAAGAATAG
- the fliP gene encoding flagellar type III secretion system pore protein FliP (The bacterial flagellar biogenesis protein FliP forms a type III secretion system (T3SS)-type pore required for flagellar assembly.), protein MRKFTWLLLILPLLLLMEPAYAQQGISAVTVTTNQDGSQDYTMTLQALFIMTALSLIPAFIMMMTSFTRIIVVLSILRQAIGLQQSPSNQILIGVSLFLSMFIMAPVFEEVNERALQPYLNEQLTSLDALEQAKGPMRAFMLSQTRVKDLETFVRIAGDEGKYADTDEVPLTILIPAFVTSELKTAFQIGFMLFIPFLIIDLVVASILMAMGMMMLSPMIVSLPFKLMLFVLVDGWNLIFGTLATSFGMGV, encoded by the coding sequence ATGCGTAAGTTTACCTGGCTACTTTTAATCCTACCGTTATTGCTTCTTATGGAGCCTGCTTACGCTCAGCAGGGGATATCCGCAGTAACAGTTACGACTAACCAAGACGGTTCTCAAGATTACACCATGACACTTCAAGCGCTGTTTATCATGACAGCGCTAAGTCTTATCCCTGCGTTTATCATGATGATGACCTCGTTTACGCGTATCATCGTGGTACTGTCTATTCTGCGACAGGCAATTGGTCTTCAACAATCACCATCAAACCAGATATTAATAGGCGTGAGTTTGTTTTTATCTATGTTCATTATGGCGCCAGTATTTGAAGAGGTGAACGAGCGCGCCTTGCAGCCCTATCTTAACGAGCAACTCACCAGCCTAGATGCCCTAGAGCAAGCCAAAGGGCCCATGCGCGCGTTTATGCTTTCGCAAACACGGGTAAAAGACCTAGAAACGTTTGTACGGATAGCAGGAGATGAAGGAAAATATGCCGATACGGATGAAGTTCCGCTAACCATTTTGATCCCTGCGTTTGTAACTAGCGAGCTTAAAACCGCGTTTCAAATTGGTTTTATGCTGTTTATCCCTTTTCTCATTATTGATTTGGTAGTCGCATCTATATTGATGGCCATGGGTATGATGATGCTCTCGCCTATGATTGTATCCTTGCCGTTTAAACTCATGCTATTCGTATTGGTCGATGGCTGGAACCTAATTTTCGGAACCTTGGCGACCAGTTTTGGTATGGGCGTCTAG
- the flhF gene encoding flagellar biosynthesis protein FlhF, producing MKIRRFFGKDMREALSQVKAELGSDAVIMSNRKVADGIELVAAYDKEPEAKLFTPKAAPQAAAKTPGQKSVPSLSEIIGDDGPDSLRALLEKQHGGNAEASSSAQPTQPMSANAKHANEIASHLDFSEAFIDDLGTQSPAQDVVEQETFPEHQASSMGETPVSQSAELAQIKEELASLRDVLQYQVADLMEAKNKRQKPVHQYLVTRLTDMGLSSALATQLISYTPAHYNERDAWVYLLNLLANRINVTGNDILSSQGAVALVGPTGTGKTTTVAKLAARYAQKYGAESVAMITIDTYRIAAYEQLATYGKIIGCTVRKAQTSEELADLLFQLRHKRLILIDTAGFSQRDSRLIKQIKQFDSGQMPKVKKYLVAQANTQYPALQRIIQAYDDIELSGCIFTKLDECYSLGEVLSAAVEYQLPVSYVTDGQKVPEDIKIAEAKSLVSAAAKLYKKYGLNHTSGNNAIKTA from the coding sequence ATGAAAATTAGACGTTTCTTCGGCAAAGATATGCGTGAGGCGCTAAGCCAAGTTAAAGCTGAGTTGGGCAGCGATGCGGTGATCATGTCGAATCGCAAAGTCGCTGACGGCATCGAGCTTGTAGCAGCCTACGACAAAGAGCCTGAAGCTAAGCTTTTCACGCCTAAGGCGGCACCGCAAGCTGCGGCAAAAACGCCTGGCCAAAAGTCTGTGCCTAGCTTAAGTGAAATTATTGGTGACGACGGTCCTGACAGCTTAAGAGCGTTGCTGGAAAAGCAGCATGGTGGAAACGCAGAAGCCAGCAGTTCTGCCCAACCAACACAGCCTATGTCAGCGAACGCTAAGCACGCCAACGAAATTGCATCTCACTTAGATTTTTCAGAAGCGTTTATCGACGACCTTGGCACACAATCGCCAGCTCAAGATGTTGTCGAGCAAGAGACTTTTCCTGAGCACCAGGCGTCAAGTATGGGTGAAACACCAGTATCTCAGTCTGCTGAACTGGCTCAAATCAAAGAAGAGTTAGCTTCACTTCGCGACGTATTACAGTATCAAGTTGCGGATTTGATGGAAGCGAAGAATAAGCGTCAAAAACCTGTTCATCAATACTTGGTCACGCGATTAACCGATATGGGTTTAAGTAGTGCACTTGCAACACAGCTTATTAGCTACACACCGGCTCATTACAACGAACGTGACGCATGGGTATATCTTCTTAACCTATTGGCTAATCGCATAAATGTGACCGGAAACGATATACTTAGTTCACAAGGTGCCGTTGCGCTAGTTGGGCCTACTGGTACAGGTAAAACAACCACTGTTGCAAAGTTGGCCGCCCGCTACGCGCAGAAATACGGTGCAGAATCGGTGGCTATGATAACCATTGATACGTATAGAATTGCAGCCTATGAGCAGCTCGCGACATACGGAAAAATTATTGGCTGTACTGTGCGAAAAGCGCAAACTAGTGAAGAACTTGCAGATTTATTGTTTCAACTTCGTCATAAGCGACTAATATTGATTGATACAGCAGGTTTTAGTCAGCGTGATAGTCGATTAATTAAGCAAATTAAGCAGTTCGACAGTGGCCAAATGCCAAAAGTTAAAAAATATTTGGTTGCGCAAGCCAATACGCAATATCCGGCTTTGCAGAGAATCATTCAAGCGTATGACGATATTGAACTAAGTGGCTGTATTTTCACAAAGTTAGATGAGTGCTACTCTTTAGGAGAGGTACTTAGTGCAGCGGTTGAATACCAACTACCGGTTAGTTATGTCACCGATGGTCAAAAAGTGCCTGAAGACATTAAGATTGCAGAAGCGAAATCTTTGGTTTCCGCTGCTGCAAAGCTTTATAAAAAGTACGGTTTGAATCATACTAGTGGTAACAACGCAATTAAAACAGCATAA
- the flhB gene encoding flagellar biosynthesis protein FlhB: MADSSEKTEDPTGKKLDDARKKGQLARSRELSTTLVLIVSAFMFLFVGEWVAESVFKLTQRMFILSRDETYDTTHMFGAWGEAFSAVGPAVLLYMVVAMIAGIYGSIALGGFNFTWEGAKPKGSKMSPIQGFKRMFGMNGLVELLKSIAKVVVIISMAIGALLFFEDEALHLDMELYPGNLFHAMDILKWAFLILVCGMIPIALIDVPYQMYKHNKEMKMTKQEVKDERKNAEGDPMVKGRIRRLQYQAATKRMMQEVPQADVVVTNPTHFSVAIKYDEQGIRAPVVVAKGADELAMHIRKIATANDVPLIPSPVLARAIFYSTEVDDEIPNALFMAVAQVLAHVYQLKAHRAGKGKRPKPLKRDLPIPPEYRR, translated from the coding sequence ATGGCAGATTCAAGCGAAAAAACAGAAGACCCCACGGGGAAAAAACTCGATGATGCCCGAAAAAAAGGGCAGCTGGCCCGTTCCCGTGAACTATCCACAACTTTAGTGCTTATTGTTAGCGCCTTTATGTTTTTGTTCGTGGGTGAATGGGTTGCTGAATCTGTTTTCAAGCTTACCCAGCGAATGTTTATTCTCTCTCGCGACGAAACTTATGATACTACCCACATGTTTGGCGCTTGGGGCGAAGCTTTCTCAGCGGTAGGCCCTGCCGTGTTGCTTTACATGGTGGTAGCCATGATAGCCGGCATCTATGGCTCTATTGCGCTTGGCGGTTTTAACTTTACCTGGGAAGGCGCAAAGCCCAAGGGCTCCAAGATGAGCCCAATTCAGGGTTTTAAGCGAATGTTCGGCATGAACGGCCTAGTTGAGCTTTTAAAGTCCATCGCTAAAGTTGTGGTTATCATTAGTATGGCTATTGGGGCGCTGTTGTTCTTCGAAGATGAAGCGCTGCATTTAGATATGGAGCTTTATCCGGGCAACCTGTTTCACGCTATGGACATACTTAAATGGGCATTTCTCATTTTAGTATGTGGTATGATTCCCATCGCGCTTATTGATGTGCCTTATCAAATGTATAAGCACAACAAAGAAATGAAAATGACCAAGCAAGAGGTTAAAGACGAGCGCAAAAATGCAGAAGGCGACCCTATGGTGAAAGGTCGTATACGCCGCTTGCAGTATCAGGCTGCAACTAAGCGCATGATGCAGGAAGTACCACAGGCGGACGTAGTAGTAACTAACCCGACTCATTTTTCAGTAGCGATTAAGTATGACGAACAGGGTATAAGAGCACCTGTTGTCGTGGCAAAAGGGGCTGACGAACTGGCGATGCATATTCGAAAAATTGCTACTGCCAACGACGTACCCTTAATACCTTCTCCTGTACTCGCTCGTGCCATTTTTTATTCGACAGAAGTAGACGACGAAATTCCTAACGCCTTATTTATGGCGGTGGCTCAGGTGCTAGCGCACGTTTATCAGCTTAAAGCTCATAGGGCAGGGAAGGGCAAACGTCCTAAGCCACTTAAGCGAGATTTGCCTATACCTCCAGAATATCGTCGCTAA
- the fliR gene encoding flagellar biosynthetic protein FliR — MEVELATINQFLADMLLPFMRISGLFVAMIGLSAKSIPPQVRALLGIMLTLIIMPVVPPSPIENLVDVGTFLIVVQQLLIGIAIGFISMMVLNTFVLAGQIIAMQTGLGFASIVDPVNGINVPAVGQFYLILATLLFWTLDGHLSMIQMIVMSFEAFPIGEAWWTGEQFRDIAHWGGWMFISAVTLSLAPIVSLLIVNLAFGVMTKAAPQLNIFSIGFSIAQVMGLLIIWITLDNFTAHFETQWFRAEQFMCELLNICP; from the coding sequence GTGGAAGTAGAACTCGCCACCATCAATCAGTTTCTTGCGGACATGCTGCTGCCATTTATGCGCATTAGCGGCTTGTTTGTGGCTATGATTGGTTTGAGTGCTAAATCAATTCCCCCACAGGTAAGAGCCCTGCTAGGTATAATGTTAACGCTTATCATCATGCCGGTGGTGCCCCCGTCGCCCATTGAAAACCTGGTGGATGTGGGTACATTTTTAATTGTCGTTCAGCAGCTGCTAATAGGTATTGCTATTGGTTTTATATCAATGATGGTGCTCAATACCTTCGTGCTTGCGGGTCAAATTATAGCCATGCAAACTGGTTTGGGGTTCGCGTCTATTGTTGACCCCGTAAACGGTATTAACGTGCCCGCAGTAGGCCAGTTTTATCTAATACTGGCGACCTTATTGTTTTGGACCTTGGATGGGCATTTGTCCATGATCCAAATGATAGTTATGAGCTTCGAGGCGTTTCCCATAGGTGAAGCCTGGTGGACAGGCGAACAGTTTCGCGATATTGCCCATTGGGGCGGTTGGATGTTTATATCGGCAGTGACCCTGTCTCTTGCGCCCATAGTGTCACTGCTTATCGTGAATTTAGCGTTTGGCGTAATGACAAAAGCTGCACCACAGCTGAACATTTTCAGTATTGGCTTTTCTATTGCTCAGGTAATGGGGCTACTGATTATTTGGATAACGCTAGATAACTTTACTGCGCACTTTGAAACCCAATGGTTTAGAGCTGAACAGTTTATGTGTGAACTATTGAACATTTGTCCTTAG
- the flhA gene encoding flagellar biosynthesis protein FlhA has protein sequence MQLSGYLQRFDKNQLQNFTSGLGAPIVLLAIMGMVILPMPPFLLDVLFSFNIALSLVIILVAVLTQRPVDFGIFPLVLLIATVLRLALNVASTRVVLLYGHEGGDAAGKVIEAFGAVVIGGNYAVGIVVFAILLIINFKVVTAGAGRISEVSARFTLDAMPGKQMAIDADLNAGYIDQDQARQRREEITAEADFYGSMDGASKFVKGDAVAGLFIMLINIVGGLFIGMIQHGLSFGNAIEIYTILTIGDGLVAQIPSLLLSVATAIIVTRENETQEMGKEIRGQLGNNQALYIASGVLFVMGIIPGMPHIAFLGFSFLIAGFAYWQTVQAKKKAAEPQLPENITKDETLAPEVKELGWDDVQQVDTIGLEVGYRLIPLVDKSQGGELLTRIKGVRKKLSQELGFLIPPVHIRDNLDLEPNTYTIAMLGVTIGDSVISHDEELAINPGQVFGKLEGRATKDPAFGLDAVWIKPNKREHAQTLGYTVVDAATVVATHLSQLLSNNAYQLLGHEEAQQLLDMLAKQHPKLVEGLVPDILPLSTVVKVLQTLLFEGVPIRDMRTIVQTLSEYGTRSQDPDVLVSAVRIALKRLIVQEITQGAKEIPVITLAPELEQMLHQSLQAGGEDGAGIEPGLADKLQKSLQQASQQQELEGEPAVLLTSGMLRPVLSRFLKYSVVGLHVLSYQEVPDDKQIKIVSSVGQ, from the coding sequence ATGCAGTTATCCGGTTATCTTCAGCGGTTCGATAAAAATCAGCTGCAAAATTTTACCAGTGGTTTAGGCGCGCCTATTGTCCTTTTGGCAATCATGGGAATGGTAATACTACCCATGCCGCCGTTTTTACTCGACGTATTGTTCAGCTTTAATATTGCGCTTTCTCTCGTCATTATTTTGGTGGCGGTACTTACCCAACGCCCTGTGGATTTTGGTATTTTCCCACTTGTGCTTCTAATAGCGACAGTTCTGCGTCTGGCACTAAACGTTGCGTCTACACGAGTTGTACTGCTTTACGGTCACGAAGGGGGAGATGCGGCAGGAAAGGTTATTGAAGCCTTCGGTGCGGTTGTTATTGGCGGTAACTATGCAGTGGGTATAGTCGTCTTCGCTATCCTTCTTATTATTAACTTCAAGGTAGTTACCGCTGGTGCTGGTCGTATATCTGAAGTGAGCGCTCGCTTTACCTTGGATGCTATGCCAGGTAAGCAAATGGCCATTGACGCCGATTTGAACGCAGGCTACATAGACCAAGACCAAGCGCGTCAGCGTCGTGAAGAAATAACGGCAGAAGCCGACTTTTACGGGTCGATGGACGGTGCATCAAAGTTTGTAAAAGGTGATGCAGTTGCCGGTCTTTTTATCATGCTTATCAATATTGTTGGCGGGTTATTTATTGGCATGATTCAGCACGGTCTTTCTTTTGGTAACGCCATAGAAATCTACACAATTTTGACCATTGGTGATGGTTTGGTAGCGCAGATACCTTCATTGTTACTTTCGGTAGCAACGGCGATTATCGTTACTCGAGAGAACGAAACCCAAGAAATGGGCAAAGAGATCCGTGGGCAGTTAGGAAATAATCAAGCGCTTTATATTGCATCAGGCGTGCTTTTCGTCATGGGTATTATACCGGGCATGCCTCATATCGCATTCTTGGGTTTTTCATTTTTGATTGCGGGCTTTGCATATTGGCAGACAGTTCAAGCTAAGAAAAAAGCTGCCGAGCCTCAATTACCAGAGAACATTACAAAAGATGAAACACTTGCGCCTGAAGTAAAAGAACTCGGTTGGGATGATGTTCAGCAAGTGGATACCATAGGTTTAGAAGTAGGTTATCGCTTAATTCCCCTTGTTGATAAATCCCAAGGTGGCGAGTTGTTGACACGGATTAAAGGCGTGCGTAAAAAGCTTTCTCAAGAACTGGGATTTCTTATTCCACCTGTTCATATTCGCGATAACTTAGACTTAGAGCCTAACACTTACACCATCGCTATGCTTGGCGTTACCATAGGCGATTCCGTTATTAGTCACGACGAAGAACTTGCGATTAATCCTGGACAAGTATTTGGCAAGCTAGAGGGGCGAGCCACTAAAGACCCTGCGTTCGGGCTAGATGCGGTGTGGATTAAGCCTAATAAGCGCGAGCACGCGCAAACTCTTGGTTATACAGTTGTTGATGCTGCTACAGTAGTCGCCACCCATTTAAGCCAATTACTTTCCAATAACGCTTATCAGTTACTAGGCCATGAAGAAGCACAACAGCTTCTAGATATGCTGGCCAAACAGCACCCTAAATTGGTTGAAGGTTTAGTGCCCGATATTTTGCCGCTTAGTACAGTTGTGAAAGTGCTGCAAACCTTGCTATTTGAAGGCGTGCCTATTCGCGATATGCGCACTATTGTTCAAACCCTTAGTGAATACGGTACACGCAGCCAAGACCCAGATGTACTGGTGTCTGCGGTGCGTATTGCACTTAAGCGTCTAATCGTTCAAGAAATTACCCAAGGGGCTAAAGAGATACCTGTCATAACCTTGGCGCCAGAGTTGGAACAGATGTTGCACCAGTCCCTTCAAGCAGGTGGCGAAGATGGTGCTGGTATTGAACCAGGTCTGGCAGACAAGCTGCAAAAATCATTGCAGCAGGCCAGTCAGCAGCAAGAGTTAGAAGGAGAACCTGCGGTACTCCTTACCTCAGGCATGCTACGACCCGTTCTGTCTCGCTTCTTAAAGTATTCTGTCGTTGGGCTGCATGTTCTTTCATACCAAGAAGTGCCTGATGACAAACAAATAAAAATAGTCAGTTCGGTCGGTCAATAA
- the cheY gene encoding chemotaxis response regulator CheY, translating into MDKSMKILVVDDFSTMRRIIKNLLKDLGFANIQEADDGSTALPMLQQGDFDFVVTDWNMPGMQGIDLLRAIRADDKLKHLPVLMVTAEAKKEQIVAAAQAGVNGYVVKPFTAATLKEKLDKIFERLG; encoded by the coding sequence TTGGACAAAAGCATGAAAATTCTCGTGGTCGATGACTTTTCAACCATGAGACGAATCATCAAAAACCTGCTTAAAGATTTGGGTTTTGCCAATATCCAGGAAGCGGATGACGGAAGCACCGCATTACCTATGTTACAACAAGGCGATTTCGACTTCGTTGTTACTGATTGGAACATGCCTGGTATGCAGGGCATAGATCTGCTCCGCGCGATTAGAGCCGATGACAAACTTAAGCATCTGCCAGTGCTTATGGTGACCGCCGAAGCGAAGAAGGAACAGATTGTAGCCGCTGCCCAAGCGGGTGTGAATGGCTACGTTGTTAAACCCTTCACCGCCGCAACGCTCAAAGAAAAACTAGATAAAATATTCGAACGTTTAGGTTGA
- a CDS encoding MinD/ParA family protein, whose product MIDDQASSLRKMKQSRLIKVIAVTGGKGGVGKTNITLNTAIAMAKQGKRVMVLDADLGLANVDVMLGLRVEKNLSHVLSGECTLDEVLVTGPHGIKIAPATSGTQSMAELSPTQHAGLIRAFSELRSQIDVLIVDTAAGISDMVLSFSKASQDIMVVVCDEPTSLTDAYALIKILNREHGVFRFKVVANMVRDVREGQELFSKLSKVTGRFLDVALELVATVPFDENIRKAVRKQTAIVDAFPGSPAAVAITKLANRALTWPIPAQPGGHLEFFIEQLVAEKAVGSQR is encoded by the coding sequence ATGATTGACGATCAAGCGAGTAGCTTAAGAAAAATGAAGCAATCACGGTTAATCAAAGTAATCGCCGTCACTGGTGGTAAAGGTGGCGTAGGTAAAACAAACATTACACTTAACACTGCTATCGCCATGGCGAAGCAGGGCAAGCGTGTAATGGTTCTTGACGCGGACCTTGGTCTTGCAAACGTAGATGTGATGTTAGGCCTACGAGTTGAGAAAAACCTATCTCACGTACTCTCTGGTGAGTGCACGTTGGACGAGGTTTTAGTAACCGGCCCTCACGGTATTAAGATTGCTCCTGCCACGTCTGGTACCCAGTCAATGGCAGAACTTTCACCCACACAGCACGCTGGCTTGATAAGAGCGTTTAGCGAGCTGCGTTCTCAAATAGACGTATTAATTGTCGACACCGCGGCTGGCATCTCAGATATGGTATTAAGCTTTTCTAAAGCATCCCAGGATATCATGGTGGTGGTTTGCGATGAGCCAACATCGTTAACTGATGCTTATGCGCTGATAAAAATCCTTAACCGTGAACACGGTGTTTTTCGCTTTAAAGTTGTGGCCAATATGGTTCGCGATGTGCGAGAAGGACAGGAATTATTTAGCAAATTAAGTAAAGTGACGGGGCGTTTTCTCGATGTTGCACTAGAATTAGTGGCAACGGTGCCATTTGACGAGAATATTCGCAAAGCGGTGCGTAAGCAAACTGCGATTGTTGATGCTTTTCCTGGCTCTCCTGCAGCCGTAGCGATAACTAAGTTAGCAAACAGGGCGCTTACTTGGCCTATTCCAGCTCAGCCCGGTGGCCACTTAGAATTTTTCATTGAACAATTAGTTGCAGAAAAAGCCGTAGGAAGTCAACGTTGA
- the fliQ gene encoding flagellar biosynthesis protein FliQ, with the protein MSPEVFVEILREAMFMVIVLVSAVIVPSLIVGLVVAVFQAATSINEQTMSFLPRLLVTLLALSWGGNWLVQQLMDFTFRMVDMIPQVVG; encoded by the coding sequence ATGTCACCAGAAGTCTTTGTAGAAATACTGCGAGAAGCCATGTTTATGGTTATTGTTTTGGTCTCTGCGGTGATAGTTCCAAGCCTCATAGTGGGCTTGGTTGTGGCTGTATTTCAGGCTGCTACCAGTATCAACGAACAGACCATGAGCTTCTTACCTCGCTTGCTCGTTACGCTTCTTGCGCTGAGTTGGGGAGGAAACTGGCTGGTGCAACAGCTTATGGATTTTACTTTCAGAATGGTTGATATGATTCCGCAGGTTGTGGGATAG